From one Candidatus Eisenbacteria bacterium genomic stretch:
- a CDS encoding glycosyltransferase, with protein MTGVSVIIPTYNRGPLLEEALASVTSQTYKDYEIIVADDGSTDDTLTRLERYGDRVKVLSLPRSGKPSVARNAAIAVATGKYVAFLDSDDGWAPAKLENQINLLERDPSFVMSYCDAAFLGENGDRLGLQSQREHLRSGWVFNHLLLGNFIPCPTVLVRRDVVLDVGGFEQWLTMSEDWHLWLKLSARGKVGLINAPLCQIRVHSRAITTDKMLLFADAVRVLDDIEKRFPEEFGKHRLNARRGRAKMLSMLARNHLFSGQTLEARRLFSRALASFPLRLDIIPFFLLALFGRRFVLTLRSFKKAVW; from the coding sequence ATGACCGGAGTAAGCGTCATCATACCGACCTACAACAGAGGTCCGCTGCTCGAGGAGGCTCTGGCAAGCGTGACGTCTCAGACGTACAAGGATTACGAAATCATAGTGGCAGACGACGGCTCCACGGACGATACCCTCACCCGTCTGGAACGATACGGGGACAGAGTGAAAGTCCTCAGCCTGCCGCGCAGCGGCAAACCCTCCGTGGCAAGGAACGCAGCCATTGCAGTCGCGACGGGCAAGTACGTCGCCTTCCTGGATTCCGATGACGGATGGGCGCCCGCGAAACTGGAAAATCAGATCAATCTGCTGGAGCGAGATCCCTCGTTTGTGATGAGCTACTGCGACGCCGCGTTTCTCGGCGAGAATGGCGATCGCCTGGGCCTGCAGAGCCAGAGAGAACATCTGCGATCGGGATGGGTGTTCAATCACCTCCTTCTGGGCAACTTCATTCCTTGCCCGACCGTTCTTGTCAGAAGAGATGTAGTTCTCGACGTGGGAGGATTCGAACAGTGGCTCACGATGTCGGAAGACTGGCACCTCTGGCTCAAGTTGTCCGCGAGGGGGAAAGTCGGCCTCATAAATGCTCCCCTCTGTCAGATTCGTGTTCATTCCCGGGCAATAACAACAGACAAGATGTTGCTTTTTGCCGACGCGGTCAGGGTCCTGGACGACATTGAAAAGAGATTCCCCGAAGAATTCGGCAAACACAGACTCAATGCTAGAAGAGGTCGGGCCAAGATGCTGTCGATGCTGGCGCGAAACCACCTTTTCTCCGGGCAGACCCTGGAGGCGAGGCGTCTTTTTTCCAGAGCGCTGGCAAGCTTCCCGCTGAGGCTGGACATAATCCCGTTTTTTCTACTTGCTCTCTTCGGAAGGCGGTTCGTTCTAACCCTGAGGTCGTTCAAGAAAGCGGTGTGGTAG
- a CDS encoding SLBB domain-containing protein, whose protein sequence is MKMRLSLLVALPIVFSVLTAFLFLAVSLGEAQSRAPDVFQIDTPEVRNQLISPRTIGPKAVIEEGMLLQDGPIDASQYMVGPGDVFVVNVWGKASLQLRLEVDTEGKIFVPDSGSLLVGNKSLEEARNLIRSMVLSAIPQGNVEIRLAVLRKFKVHVSGEIESPGSYVASQVTRVSEIISIAAGDTVDPGFEQTSTFRDVAPSDLTVPRPREISSLRNIELRRRNGETERVDLVLFFVTGDLSRNPCVRDGDIIYVPKSERFFSVGGAVMFPGTYELVQGERLSQILKLVGGVTPGADLDKGELRRFVSDDKAESNFFDVQSVILGTTDFEIRDGDRIYVRSPAHYLEREQVLVRGEVQFPGWYAINPREDKLSEVVLRAGGLTAEADLSGGRVIRPRSLASGTQGVVQCDMVKLFVEKRAERDVVLESGDVIEIPKKVGYVYVTGEVRRPGYVCYVQDKRAGFYIHEAGGFTRRADGGKTLVTRLSTGQSLSSREAGIVLSNDSINVPVRAEGARWTIVKDTISLLAELATIYIVIDQATR, encoded by the coding sequence ATGAAAATGCGATTGAGTCTGCTGGTAGCCTTGCCGATCGTTTTTTCTGTCTTAACGGCCTTTCTCTTTCTCGCCGTCAGTCTCGGAGAAGCTCAATCGCGCGCGCCCGACGTTTTTCAGATCGACACGCCGGAGGTGAGGAATCAACTCATTTCTCCGAGAACAATCGGACCGAAGGCAGTCATCGAAGAGGGAATGCTCCTCCAGGACGGCCCGATAGATGCGAGTCAGTACATGGTGGGGCCTGGCGACGTCTTCGTCGTAAACGTCTGGGGGAAGGCGAGTCTGCAGTTGCGGCTTGAGGTAGACACGGAGGGGAAGATTTTTGTTCCTGACTCCGGCAGTCTTCTGGTGGGCAACAAATCCCTCGAAGAAGCGAGGAACCTCATAAGATCTATGGTCCTATCGGCAATTCCCCAGGGCAACGTCGAGATCAGACTTGCGGTGTTGAGAAAATTCAAGGTGCACGTCTCCGGGGAGATCGAGTCTCCGGGCTCCTACGTCGCTTCTCAAGTGACGCGCGTCTCCGAAATAATCAGCATCGCCGCGGGGGACACCGTGGACCCCGGATTCGAACAGACTTCCACCTTCCGGGACGTCGCCCCGAGCGATTTGACTGTACCAAGACCGCGGGAGATTTCTTCCTTGAGAAACATCGAGCTGAGGCGACGGAATGGAGAGACTGAAAGAGTAGACCTGGTTCTCTTCTTCGTGACCGGCGACCTTTCACGCAATCCGTGCGTCAGGGACGGGGACATCATCTACGTTCCCAAGAGTGAGCGCTTCTTTTCCGTGGGCGGCGCGGTCATGTTTCCAGGAACGTACGAGCTGGTTCAAGGCGAAAGACTCTCTCAGATACTTAAACTGGTTGGCGGCGTGACACCAGGCGCAGATCTTGATAAGGGAGAACTGCGGCGTTTCGTTTCGGACGACAAGGCGGAGTCCAACTTTTTCGATGTTCAATCCGTGATACTCGGCACGACTGATTTTGAAATCAGAGACGGCGACAGAATCTACGTTCGTTCTCCCGCTCACTATTTGGAAAGAGAACAGGTGCTAGTGAGAGGCGAGGTACAGTTCCCCGGCTGGTACGCCATCAACCCCAGAGAGGACAAACTCTCGGAAGTGGTGTTGAGGGCAGGTGGTCTGACCGCGGAGGCAGACTTGAGCGGGGGGAGAGTGATTCGTCCTCGGTCTCTCGCGAGCGGGACGCAGGGAGTGGTTCAGTGCGACATGGTCAAGCTCTTTGTCGAGAAGAGGGCCGAAAGAGACGTCGTTTTGGAATCGGGGGACGTTATTGAGATCCCCAAGAAAGTGGGCTATGTGTACGTTACCGGCGAAGTGCGGAGACCCGGCTACGTGTGTTACGTGCAAGACAAGCGCGCGGGATTCTACATACACGAAGCAGGTGGTTTCACACGCAGGGCAGACGGTGGCAAAACGCTCGTGACAAGACTCTCCACGGGGCAATCACTCTCGTCTCGCGAAGCCGGCATCGTGCTTTCCAACGACTCGATAAACGTTCCTGTGAGAGCGGAAGGGGCGCGGTGGACGATCGTCAAGGACACGATCTCACTTCTGGCCGAGTTGGCCACGATATATATCGTCATAGATCAGGCCACCAGGTAG
- a CDS encoding glycosyltransferase, producing MRRTSVLFLIESLNLGGSEVFLSNLLARLDQSRFRPIVCCLVEKGKLAPRIEARGFRVVVLGWRLGSLVSTVRVVAGLVKLLREEHVELVQTFFHRAEILGALAGFVVWKPIVVGSQYDVIVPNGSLSRFLLRMARLRVRHVVANCQACRVHRERLTGQAPEDISVIYAGLAEEESVHDVQSESVLPDDFFEKGPVVTFAGRLYRLKGPDVYLKAAASVYRRNPGTRFLLIGEGPMRDELVSLAEELGLSQAVHFVGEVPSLREVFSRSSVVVLSSRSEGFPTSVLEAMAVGVPVVASRTGGVEELINDRVDGFLFESENSEDSASIITMLLSNREIVAEVGARAREKVTKLFRFDDTVAQIESLYARLLKENGLRARALKVALAVGRGRIAGTERHVLELARAFDRGKVEVTVFVFSEGELVERLRSEGFSVIVLRKRARPDFFLLMRLAFLFRRASFDVVHGHPERIACLAAKLAGVPAVVMTYHLLGSQASDSIEPNWFRLAWERLRTLTVDFTIAVSQVDARVLIERFNRGPERVRFIANGVALSAAPRNERERTCREFGLSPGAPLLCTAARLSRQKGLEFLIRAMRGVVRAFPEAVLLVVGQGELEAELKNLSSELGLSSHIIFTGYRGDVLSLVASSDLFVLPSLWEGTPYALLEAMSASRPIVTTTVSSHVVSDGRTGLVVPPSDPAALAEAITRILRDPELAVRMGKSGRERLETHFSAEKMAKETLEVYNSLLTKKRPVFQK from the coding sequence ATGAGACGTACTAGTGTGCTTTTTCTAATAGAATCTCTCAACCTGGGCGGTTCAGAAGTCTTTCTGTCGAACCTTCTCGCTCGTCTGGATCAGTCAAGATTCAGACCGATCGTCTGTTGTCTAGTGGAAAAAGGAAAGCTGGCGCCTCGGATAGAAGCGCGGGGATTCCGTGTGGTGGTGTTGGGCTGGAGGCTTGGGTCGTTGGTTTCGACGGTCAGAGTCGTGGCCGGGCTTGTCAAGCTTCTCAGAGAAGAGCACGTAGAGCTTGTTCAGACTTTCTTTCACAGAGCCGAGATTCTGGGTGCGCTTGCGGGTTTTGTCGTGTGGAAGCCTATCGTGGTTGGAAGCCAGTATGACGTAATCGTGCCGAACGGGAGTCTCTCCAGATTCTTGCTGAGGATGGCTCGGTTGCGAGTGAGACACGTCGTGGCCAACTGCCAGGCATGCAGGGTTCACAGGGAGAGACTCACGGGTCAGGCGCCCGAGGACATTTCTGTGATATACGCCGGACTCGCCGAGGAGGAAAGCGTTCACGACGTCCAAAGTGAATCTGTTTTGCCCGACGATTTCTTCGAGAAGGGCCCGGTGGTTACGTTTGCGGGACGGCTTTACCGGCTGAAGGGTCCCGACGTCTACTTGAAAGCGGCGGCCTCCGTCTATCGTCGGAATCCCGGGACCAGGTTTCTACTGATAGGAGAAGGTCCCATGCGAGATGAACTCGTTTCTCTCGCGGAAGAGCTGGGCCTAAGTCAGGCCGTGCACTTTGTCGGAGAGGTGCCTTCCCTGAGAGAAGTCTTCTCCAGATCCTCGGTCGTGGTTTTGTCCTCGAGATCGGAGGGATTTCCAACTTCCGTACTGGAGGCGATGGCTGTCGGAGTGCCCGTCGTGGCCTCCAGAACGGGCGGCGTGGAAGAACTCATCAACGATCGCGTGGACGGCTTTCTTTTTGAGAGCGAGAATTCAGAAGATAGCGCCTCGATCATAACTATGCTTCTCTCGAACAGAGAAATCGTCGCGGAAGTGGGCGCGAGGGCCAGAGAGAAAGTCACTAAACTCTTTAGATTCGACGACACGGTGGCCCAAATCGAATCTCTCTACGCCAGGCTCCTGAAAGAAAACGGGCTCCGGGCAAGAGCGTTGAAGGTCGCTCTCGCCGTGGGGAGAGGCAGAATAGCGGGCACGGAGCGCCACGTGCTCGAGCTTGCGAGGGCGTTCGATCGTGGAAAGGTAGAGGTGACCGTCTTTGTTTTTTCCGAAGGAGAGCTTGTGGAGAGGCTCCGGTCGGAGGGCTTTTCGGTCATTGTATTGAGGAAAAGGGCGAGGCCGGATTTCTTTCTTCTGATGCGGTTGGCGTTTCTCTTCAGACGCGCCTCGTTTGACGTCGTGCACGGGCATCCGGAGCGCATTGCCTGCCTCGCTGCGAAGCTTGCCGGCGTTCCTGCCGTCGTCATGACGTACCATCTTCTCGGTTCCCAGGCTTCGGATTCCATCGAGCCGAACTGGTTTCGGCTCGCGTGGGAAAGGCTGCGAACCCTGACAGTCGATTTTACGATCGCCGTCTCACAGGTAGACGCTCGAGTCTTGATCGAACGGTTCAACCGCGGACCCGAGAGGGTGAGATTCATTGCCAACGGAGTCGCCCTGTCGGCGGCCCCACGCAACGAGAGAGAGCGAACCTGCCGCGAGTTCGGGCTCAGTCCCGGGGCGCCCTTGCTCTGCACCGCCGCGAGACTTTCCCGTCAGAAGGGACTCGAGTTTCTGATCCGCGCCATGAGGGGAGTCGTCAGGGCCTTTCCCGAAGCCGTCCTGCTGGTTGTGGGTCAGGGTGAACTGGAAGCGGAATTGAAAAATCTGAGTTCCGAACTTGGTCTCTCCTCGCACATCATATTCACGGGTTACAGAGGCGACGTCTTGAGCCTCGTTGCATCATCCGATCTCTTTGTCTTGCCCAGCTTGTGGGAAGGCACGCCGTACGCCCTGCTCGAGGCAATGTCCGCTTCGCGCCCGATTGTGACAACGACGGTCTCTTCGCACGTTGTCTCGGACGGCCGGACGGGTCTCGTGGTTCCTCCTTCGGATCCCGCGGCGCTCGCTGAGGCGATCACAAGGATTCTTCGTGATCCGGAGCTTGCCGTTCGCATGGGGAAGTCGGGCAGAGAGAGGCTGGAGACCCACTTTTCGGCGGAAAAGATGGCGAAGGAGACGCTCGAGGTTTACAATAGTCTTCTTACAAAGAAGAGGCCTGTTTTTCAGAAATGA
- a CDS encoding O-antigen ligase family protein, translating into MTSTVRSDVLRRTASERKLTLLVLLTTAVLLASVRVRLILIAALALAGIISVILFVLYPFSALCVLAFLAYGNVSAAFLPGVFSGLLVLTLIAWVMRVLLSSDASISRSRVDVALIIYVSTLLVSMLFSPTPEAGGPPLLLSVKWLIFYVLVSNIVRTQRHVILLSVFVLFGAGLSGFAGLWTFSQQEMPVTLRAVFRAAGLASNPNELAIVMVTALPISIYVLGAVKEKLARLFFAAITLTLIGANLVTLARTGLIVMVVVLLIIAVLERRRKWGRLLVAVFVLALPLLIPRGFWVRFAATGLLTGDSSALLRTGAMTAGLRMFTENPITGVGFGAYLGKSTQYGDIIFSLVAHNMYLHVLAESGILGLGAMLFLIWSSFRNMRLAEKAASEGSPLRFLARGYVLAYVAFLLCGLLTSIQLNQSFWFMPAASVFFLRVARGETSTTPGITSAGRR; encoded by the coding sequence GTGACAAGTACTGTGCGGAGCGACGTGCTGAGGCGAACCGCCTCAGAAAGAAAGCTGACCCTGTTGGTGCTCCTCACCACGGCGGTGCTGCTTGCAAGTGTCAGGGTAAGGTTGATCCTCATAGCCGCGCTGGCCCTGGCTGGTATCATATCCGTGATCCTGTTCGTGCTGTACCCGTTTTCTGCGCTGTGCGTGTTGGCGTTCTTGGCATACGGGAATGTGTCGGCAGCGTTTTTACCGGGAGTTTTCTCGGGTTTGCTTGTTCTCACTCTCATCGCGTGGGTGATGAGAGTCCTCTTGAGTTCAGACGCGTCTATTTCCCGTAGCCGGGTCGACGTGGCTCTCATCATTTACGTGTCGACACTCCTCGTTTCCATGCTCTTTTCGCCTACGCCTGAAGCCGGAGGTCCGCCGCTTCTTCTCAGTGTGAAGTGGCTCATATTCTATGTGTTGGTCTCAAACATCGTGCGCACGCAGAGACACGTGATTCTGTTGAGCGTGTTTGTTCTCTTCGGGGCCGGCTTGAGCGGTTTTGCAGGACTGTGGACCTTCTCGCAGCAAGAGATGCCGGTCACACTGCGCGCCGTCTTCAGGGCCGCCGGGTTGGCCAGCAACCCGAACGAACTTGCCATCGTCATGGTCACTGCCTTACCGATTTCCATTTACGTGCTGGGAGCAGTGAAAGAGAAGCTGGCACGCCTCTTTTTTGCGGCGATTACGTTGACTCTCATAGGAGCAAACCTTGTGACTCTGGCGCGCACGGGCCTCATCGTAATGGTCGTGGTGTTGCTCATCATTGCCGTTCTCGAAAGGCGAAGGAAGTGGGGAAGACTGCTTGTTGCCGTCTTTGTCCTGGCACTTCCACTTCTCATCCCCCGCGGATTCTGGGTCAGATTCGCAGCGACGGGCCTCTTGACGGGAGATTCCTCCGCCCTCTTGCGCACCGGAGCCATGACGGCAGGTCTCAGGATGTTCACCGAAAATCCCATTACCGGCGTGGGTTTTGGCGCCTATTTGGGCAAGTCGACGCAGTACGGCGACATCATATTTTCTCTCGTCGCCCACAACATGTACTTGCACGTGCTTGCCGAAAGCGGAATTCTTGGACTGGGTGCGATGTTGTTTCTAATATGGAGTTCGTTTCGCAACATGAGGCTGGCAGAGAAGGCGGCCTCGGAAGGCTCTCCTCTTCGTTTTCTGGCTCGCGGCTATGTTCTTGCCTACGTGGCATTTCTGCTCTGCGGACTTCTCACGAGTATCCAGCTCAATCAAAGCTTCTGGTTCATGCCTGCGGCTTCGGTGTTCTTCCTTCGGGTCGCCAGAGGAGAGACTTCCACGACGCCAGGCATTACCTCCGCTGGCCGGCGTTGA
- a CDS encoding oligosaccharide flippase family protein → MKKLVTSTALVGTSSLFGVLTAVIRNKLLAVLVGTVGVGLLAQIGNFLNVLSALASLGIGVGVAKYVAEFSSVAAYGDLGRLRRSGIIMSWAAGAVAVLIAWGFSARIAVLLFGKPELGWAVAVSVLAVPLLVQVSFHLAIMQGLKQMRPYALANALASALGLLVLFPLVYFLRFNGAVIHLVAAGVLSYAVVHVISGRLSAPFFQEAHAKFDRKLARGLLTYGVSSLAVGAVYSINLLVVRSVILHRLGPTANGLYQVAVGISFQYLMLILSSISTYTFPRLSELKEKGSTVEELRGAIRLSILLVTGCASVLLLVRHWLIPILFTREFLEAQTLLPVQFIADFLRATAWMMGIWLLPQGRLRIWVVLDLAMNVVLIGSFLFLLGRMAHLGPLALLAAPIAHCLAYLLHCVLNYSYSRRSIGFSFGGPLRRLLSRSFLLIVACGIIPSGNVPLSLAGFGLVTLWGRFSVSPQEARSGLAIAREKLAGLRGRER, encoded by the coding sequence ATGAAAAAGCTTGTCACTTCAACAGCCCTCGTCGGGACTTCTTCTCTCTTTGGAGTGCTGACCGCAGTCATAAGGAATAAGCTCCTGGCGGTTCTTGTGGGCACAGTGGGCGTCGGCCTTCTTGCGCAGATAGGCAATTTCCTGAACGTGTTGAGCGCGCTCGCCTCTCTGGGAATAGGAGTCGGCGTGGCCAAGTACGTGGCCGAGTTCTCTTCCGTCGCTGCCTATGGCGACCTCGGGAGACTCAGGCGAAGTGGGATCATCATGTCCTGGGCAGCGGGCGCCGTCGCAGTTCTCATCGCGTGGGGTTTCAGCGCCAGGATAGCTGTCCTGCTTTTCGGCAAGCCCGAATTGGGGTGGGCCGTAGCAGTATCGGTTCTTGCCGTTCCGCTTCTGGTCCAGGTGAGTTTTCACCTCGCCATCATGCAAGGTCTAAAACAGATGAGGCCCTACGCTCTGGCCAACGCGCTGGCCTCTGCTCTTGGACTCCTTGTTCTGTTTCCGCTCGTGTATTTCCTGAGATTCAACGGAGCAGTGATACATCTCGTTGCGGCCGGGGTCTTGAGTTACGCGGTTGTTCACGTCATCTCCGGGCGGCTCTCAGCACCGTTCTTCCAAGAGGCGCACGCGAAGTTCGACCGCAAGCTGGCGAGAGGGCTTCTCACGTATGGCGTGAGCAGTCTCGCCGTCGGCGCCGTCTATTCGATCAATCTCCTCGTCGTGAGGAGTGTGATCCTACACAGACTCGGTCCTACTGCCAACGGACTTTATCAAGTCGCCGTGGGTATTTCATTTCAGTACCTGATGCTGATTCTGAGTTCCATTTCGACTTACACCTTCCCCAGGCTGAGCGAGCTGAAAGAAAAGGGTTCAACCGTCGAGGAGCTGAGAGGCGCCATCAGGCTTTCCATTCTTCTCGTCACCGGTTGCGCTTCGGTGCTGTTGCTTGTCAGACATTGGTTGATACCTATTCTCTTCACGCGCGAATTCCTGGAGGCCCAGACACTCCTGCCGGTCCAGTTCATTGCGGATTTCCTCAGGGCAACGGCGTGGATGATGGGCATCTGGTTGTTGCCACAGGGCCGACTGAGGATTTGGGTGGTACTTGACCTTGCGATGAACGTTGTTCTGATTGGAAGTTTTCTCTTTCTGCTTGGAAGGATGGCTCATCTTGGTCCGCTCGCCTTACTCGCGGCCCCGATTGCACACTGCCTCGCGTATCTGTTACACTGCGTATTGAACTACAGCTACTCTCGCAGAAGCATAGGTTTTTCTTTTGGCGGTCCGCTCAGAAGACTTCTGTCGAGGTCCTTCTTGTTGATAGTCGCTTGTGGAATCATACCTTCCGGAAATGTGCCTCTTTCTCTGGCAGGGTTTGGGCTCGTGACGCTCTGGGGGCGGTTTTCCGTAAGCCCGCAAGAAGCCAGGAGTGGCCTGGCAATTGCCAGGGAGAAGCTGGCCGGATTGCGAGGGCGGGAGCGATAG
- the wecB gene encoding UDP-N-acetylglucosamine 2-epimerase (non-hydrolyzing): MKVIFVGGARPNFMKIAPILEEVKKSPLIEPILVHTGQHYDRELSDVFFEELGIPAPDRCLGVGSGSHAKQTARVMIEFEEVLLSERPRLVAVVGDVNSTLACSITSAKLHVPVAHVEAGLRSFDRSMPEEINRIVTDSLSTILFTTCEDANINLKREGVKPDRIHFVGNVMIDCLERHKEIAWKSRVLEKLSLKEKDYAVLTLHRPSNVDDAETLSGILSAVEKIQRRLPVVFPVHPRTRKNLTSGSARKTIESSKSLILLEPLGYIDFLRLLLSSRLILTDSGGIQEESTVLGVPCLTLRENTERPVTVTSGTNTIVGTDPDRIIHEAFETIDGRGKEGRVPPLWDGNASSRIASVIEDWLKKNT; this comes from the coding sequence ATGAAAGTAATCTTTGTCGGCGGCGCGAGACCGAACTTCATGAAGATTGCTCCCATCCTGGAGGAGGTCAAGAAGAGTCCCCTGATCGAGCCCATTTTGGTTCACACGGGTCAGCATTACGACAGAGAACTCTCAGATGTGTTCTTTGAGGAACTCGGGATTCCTGCGCCCGACAGGTGTCTCGGAGTGGGCTCCGGCTCGCACGCCAAGCAGACGGCACGGGTAATGATAGAATTCGAAGAAGTCTTGCTGAGCGAGAGGCCTCGCCTTGTCGCCGTCGTGGGAGACGTGAATTCTACTCTGGCTTGTTCGATTACGTCGGCGAAGTTGCACGTTCCCGTTGCACACGTGGAAGCAGGCCTCAGGAGCTTCGACAGGTCCATGCCCGAGGAGATCAATCGGATCGTAACGGATTCTCTGTCCACGATCCTTTTTACAACGTGCGAGGACGCGAACATCAATCTTAAGCGTGAAGGCGTCAAGCCGGACAGGATCCATTTTGTCGGCAACGTCATGATAGACTGCCTGGAACGACACAAAGAAATAGCATGGAAGTCTCGCGTTCTGGAGAAGCTCTCGCTCAAGGAGAAGGACTACGCCGTTTTGACGCTTCACCGTCCCAGTAACGTTGATGATGCGGAGACGCTGTCTGGCATTCTCTCGGCCGTCGAAAAAATTCAGCGTCGTCTGCCGGTGGTCTTCCCGGTGCATCCTCGCACAAGGAAGAATCTCACGTCCGGATCGGCACGGAAGACGATAGAGTCTTCGAAATCACTGATACTCCTGGAGCCGCTCGGCTACATCGATTTTTTGAGACTCCTTCTCTCCTCGAGGCTCATACTCACGGATTCGGGAGGCATTCAAGAAGAGAGCACGGTGCTGGGAGTGCCATGCCTCACGCTCAGGGAGAACACGGAGAGGCCCGTGACGGTCACTTCCGGGACCAACACCATAGTCGGAACCGACCCGGACAGAATCATTCACGAAGCCTTCGAGACGATTGACGGCCGGGGCAAGGAGGGCCGCGTGCCTCCGCTTTGGGACGGCAACGCGTCGTCGCGCATCGCTTCGGTGATCGAGGACTGGCTGAAGAAGAACACTTGA
- a CDS encoding Wzz/FepE/Etk N-terminal domain-containing protein, with translation METGTVSLYRLVFVASKWAKFIVGTTVIVCVATAVILLLLPNWYTATTSILPAQRESSFAGLTSSILQSVGLAGGQEMVLPAFATPSHVYASILKSRTVVEAVVEKRDLVRRYKSKTMDEAVTACLSHTRVKVGPEGIVTLRFEDTDKRRAADVANSFVEELNRINQKVSSSRARNTRIFMEERLSDATRTLEQAEDTLRGFQERNKAISLDEQMKAQIQNVAVLEGKLAMAEIELGLLRRTFTPDHPEIARKQMEISEVKRKIGSINTGTPGSRDYGTLALPFAQMPRLALEYGRLLRDVKIQETLFGLLTEQHEQAKIQEAKDTPTIQILDVAKVPEKKSRPKRLIILAIAGCLGAVFSMLYAAGFEYLQTLKETRPGDWETLTKSKSQVLDDAVSLWQRARTLVSRRR, from the coding sequence TTGGAAACGGGAACAGTGAGTCTTTATCGCCTGGTGTTCGTGGCATCGAAGTGGGCCAAGTTCATAGTGGGGACGACGGTAATAGTGTGCGTCGCTACCGCCGTCATACTGCTTCTTCTTCCTAACTGGTACACCGCCACCACGTCGATACTTCCCGCCCAGAGAGAATCCTCGTTCGCGGGCCTGACTTCTTCCATTCTTCAAAGTGTAGGCCTCGCGGGTGGCCAGGAGATGGTTCTGCCGGCGTTTGCGACTCCGTCTCACGTCTATGCTTCGATACTGAAGAGTAGGACCGTCGTGGAGGCCGTTGTGGAAAAACGTGACCTCGTGAGGAGATACAAGTCCAAGACGATGGACGAAGCCGTGACAGCATGCTTGTCTCACACGAGAGTCAAGGTGGGACCTGAGGGTATAGTCACCCTCAGGTTTGAGGACACCGACAAGAGACGCGCCGCCGATGTTGCAAACAGCTTCGTCGAGGAATTGAATCGGATTAATCAGAAGGTGAGTAGCTCCAGGGCGCGGAACACCAGGATTTTCATGGAAGAGCGCTTGAGCGACGCGACTCGTACCTTGGAGCAGGCCGAAGACACTCTCCGTGGTTTTCAGGAACGGAACAAGGCGATCTCTCTCGACGAGCAGATGAAGGCCCAGATTCAGAACGTGGCAGTGCTTGAGGGAAAGCTCGCCATGGCCGAGATCGAGCTGGGGCTTCTCCGAAGGACTTTCACGCCGGACCATCCGGAAATCGCTCGGAAGCAGATGGAAATCTCGGAAGTAAAGAGGAAGATAGGCAGCATAAACACGGGCACTCCGGGCTCTCGCGACTACGGAACGCTCGCGCTTCCGTTCGCACAAATGCCAAGGCTTGCGCTCGAATACGGGAGGCTGCTGAGAGACGTCAAGATTCAGGAGACCCTCTTCGGCCTGCTGACCGAGCAGCACGAGCAAGCGAAGATCCAAGAGGCAAAGGACACCCCTACAATTCAGATACTCGACGTGGCCAAGGTGCCCGAGAAAAAGAGCAGGCCCAAGCGTCTCATCATACTCGCCATCGCAGGTTGTCTGGGCGCGGTATTCAGTATGCTTTACGCAGCCGGCTTCGAGTACCTTCAGACACTCAAGGAGACAAGGCCCGGCGATTGGGAGACGTTGACCAAGAGCAAATCTCAGGTGCTTGATGATGCGGTTTCTCTGTGGCAGAGAGCGAGGACTCTGGTTAGCAGAAGACGTTAG